From the genome of Pirellulales bacterium:
GCGTAGGATGGGACCAGCGAGCTTGCGAGCGCCGGCCCACCGATAGCGACGTCGTTTACGGTGGGCCGGCGCTCGCAAGCTCGCTGGCCCCACCAACGATTGACCTCGAAGACGAAAGCGCGTCAATGCGATGACCTGTTGCAGATCATTTCTACTTTGGTTCGAGGAGGCCAAGCCATAGAGCAGCAGACCAAGATGGCCGTCCAGGGGTTGCCATCCGAACCGCTCTACACCGGGCGGCCTCATTACTGCGTCTCGGCGTTCGGCCCCTCCCCGCGGTCGCACGTGTGGTTGGCGTTGGACGACGACCACCTTTACGTCGATCGTTGGGCCAGCAGCGACTTGACGGCCGAAACCGTTGTGAGTTTCCCCGATTGGCGATCGGGCGACGTGATGTCGCGCCGCTTCACAATACCCTGCCGCGTTCGAGCAACATGAAATACTGGCTGTTGAAAACGGAGCCGGAGTCGTTTTCGATTCAGGATTTGGCCGCCGCGCCCAACCGCACGACCTGCTGGGACGGCGTCCGCAATTACCAGGCGCGCAATTTCATGCGCGACGAGATGCAGGTGGGCGATCGAGTGTTGTTCTACCACTCCAACGCCAATCCACCGGCCATCGCGGGCACGGCCATCGTGGTACGCGAAGCCTGTCCCGATCCTACGGCCTGGAAGCGGGGCGATGCGCACTTCGACCCGAAGGCTTCGCCCGACAACCCGATTTGGCAAATGGTCGACATCCAGCTCGACGAGATTTTTCCCGCGCCGCTGTCCCTCGACGCGCTGCGAAAGGTCCCGGCCCTGAAAGGAATGGAGCTGTTGCGGCGCGGCTCGCGGCTCTCCGTGCAGCCGGTCAAGAAAAGCGAGTTCGACGCGGTGCTGAAACTGGCGAAGGGGGACGAGGGTATTGGCCGCCCGAAAAGCTGCTAAAATGTCCGACGTCAACCTCACTCCCGAAACCGACCACGCCGTGCCCCCGCAAACATTTCGCTGCTACTTCGTCACCAAAGAGGGCAAAGAAACCCGCGGCCAGCTTGCCGAGCGGCCCTTGTCGGACTTGCCCGACGGCGATGTGACGGTCCGCGTCGCTTACTCCTCGCTGAACTACAAAGACGCGCTTTCCGCGACCGGGCATCCGGGCGTGACGCGAAAGTTTCCGCACGTGCCGGGCATCGACGCGGCCGGCACGGTGGTCGAAAGCCGCTCGCCCGACTGGAAACGGGGCGACGAAGTCCTCGTCACCGGCTACGACCTGGGACAAAACACCTGGGGCGGATTCGCCCAATACATCCGCGTGCCGGCAGACTGGGTCGTGCGGCGGCCGCACGCGCTGACTGCCCGTGAGAGCATGATTCTGGGCACGGCGGGATTCACCGCGGCGCTCTGCCTGTCGTCGCTCGTCGAGCGCCACGTCGAACCCGACGGCGGCGAAGTGGTCGTCAGCGGCGCCTCGGGCGGCGTGGGCAGTGTGGCCGTGGCCCTGTCGGCGAAAGCCGGCTTTCGTACGGTGGCCTCGACCGGCAAAGCCTCGGCCCACGATCTGCTTCGCCGGCTCGGCGCCGCCCAAATCATCTCGCGGCAGGAAGTCGACGACGCCAGCGACAAGCCGCTGCTGCCGCCCCGCTGGTCCGCCGCCGTCGATACGGTCGGCGGCCGCACGCTCACCACGCTGGTCCGCTCGCTGGTGCCGGGCGGCTGCGTTACGGCATGCGGGTTGGTGGGCGGCACCGAGCTGCCGTTGACGGTCTACCCCTTCATCCTGCGGGGCGTGGACCTCGTGGGCATCGATTCGGTCGAGTGCCGCTATGCCCGGCGCGTGCAGATCTGGCAAAAGCTGGCCGGCGACTGGAAGCTCGACGATCTCGAATCGCTGGCCACGGAGGTCGGCCTGGACGATTTGCCGCCGCAGATCGAGCGGATTCTGCACGGGCAAGTCACCGGACGCGTGATTGTGAATGTTGGATGATGGCAAGCGTAGGGTGGGGTGGGTCCCGGCTCGCCGGGAGCCGGATAAGCTTATAATACGCCGATCTGCTCCGTCAGTTGATAGACGCTAGTCGTTGGATTACGACCTGCGTCATTATCCGCAGTTGCCTGTTCGTCCATCCGTCGAGCGCGACCAGCGGCGGTCTGATACCCATCAGCATACGTCGTGAACTCAACGCGCTTGTCGTAATCAGGCACAAACTTTTCAAGCATGTCCTTCATCACGTGGCGGTTTTGCATTCCGGGGTTCTCCCTGAAGTGCAGCAACAACCAAAGCTCGAAACATGGGTTGGAGATTGCTAGTTCGATGCCATTATCGCGCGCCATTTCCTTGGCTTCCCCGACGTTCGGATGATCGTCGATGTCGAAGACGCACCACACTGAATCATAAGCTAGGTTGGGATCTCGCTGACGGTCTGATTCATCAGCAGCAGCCTTCTTCCTCTCTTTGGCAACCCGCACCAAACTGCGCGGAACTCCCGTTTCCGGTGCGATTTCAATGTCAACCCGCGGATTGTGAACATGCCTCTTGTAACCGTCGATGTACTGTGGCTCCGTGTTTTTGCCCTCGCAAACAACCAGGATAACTGGCTTTGGGTTACGGAACGGAGGACGTCTGGCTGGTTTGCGGTCGCGATTTCTCCGAGATTGGCTCATTGAGCGTTACTCCCGCCAAATGGACCAGTTGCCGAGAAACGGGATCGCCCCATAACGACCCTGAAGATAGCCGCGCTCGATGTTTTCGCCCTTTCTTGGCTGGTAGTCTGTTAGTGGATAAAGCTCGCTTCCGCCTTCTGGTGACTTTTCAGTTAGCCACACCTGATCGCGACGAAGGGCTGGCTCGCCGAGGGTTGAACCCAGTAGATTTGTGTCATGCGTAGTGCAAATCAACTGGGCATTACGGTGGTTCTTAGCTGGGTCGTTAAACTGCAGCACAATTTGCCGTGCTAAGGATGGGTGCAGGCTTCGTTCAAGTTCGTCCACCACCAAAACGCCGCCAGACCGAAATGCCTGAATGATCGGCCATGCAATGTGGAAGAGAGCCTGTGTACCACGCGATTCCTCGCGCAACTCAAGCCACGCATCGTCGAAACCGCATTCATGCTTGAGCGCAAAATTTGGGCTACTGCGACGACGCTCGTCTTCAGTCTTGAGAACTCGCAGATCGAGGATCCCTATGTCCGCGTCACGCAACATCGCACGAAACTGGTCCAGGAGGCGCGAAGAGTCCTCATCGGTGACCGCCCGACCGCCATCCTCCGCATTAGTCTCCAGAAGCCTAGCAACCTCGAACTCGCTTGACCAAGGGAAGCCGTAAACAGGAAGGCGCCTGCTAGCGGAAAAGAGGTTAACAGGACGGATAGAGGCAAACCATGAAAAGACGGGCTGAAGTTGCGCATGTCGGTGCTGAACTGCTGCTGAGAGGAAAAGTGCGTTTGGCCTGGTGACTTCTGCAATCAGCTTGTTTTCGCCACCAAGGTTTTCACCAAAGTGAAAGTCCTGGCCCTCCCGATGGAACCATTCCTGTTTTTTCCCTTTAGGCCATGCCCAAAGCCATTCCTCAGTGAACGCCGCGTCTGTGGCCTGGAATCCATACTGATAGCGGACACCATCTATGATAATCGTCGCCTCGTAAACTGACGGATCGGAGTGCTTTGGCCCCCAAGCGAATTGATCGCGAGGCACAACTTCTTCCGAGGACCATAGGCGGTGCGATGCCACGACCGCCTCGCGCATGAAACTCATTGCTGAAAGAACATTGCTCTTGCCGCTGGCATTGGCACCGTAGATGACCGCCACCGTCAACAGCTTATTGGCCGAACCTGCCACTTCCCTTGGCCGCATGTCTGCGTCATCACCAATCCGGCCAGCCTCCATCGTGAGCACCTGCTCGTCGCGCAGGGACCGATGGTTCTCAGCTCGAAATTCGACCAGCATCGCAGCTCTCCTCTCGGTCAATATACGATATCCAACGCAATGTGCAAGAAACGTGCGGAAATCGACACAAAATCACCGTCCGTGGGCCATTTACGGGCAAATTCCGCGCGAAAACCGCTCATGCAACGCCGACTTTCTGCGCAAAACGCCCACGTGCCAAAAAAAGAGGGCCGGAATCGGGGGTTTTTGGGCAAAGCCAATTGCTGGGCCACCGGCCCACCCTACACGCTGAATTTGATATTCAGAATGTCGCCGTCGCGGACCACGTAATCCTTCGGCTCCTGCCGCACGAGGTGCGCGGCCTTCACCTCCCGCTCGCTGCCCAGACGCACCAGGTCGTCGACCTGCATCGTTTCGGCCCGAATGAACCCACGGGCAAGGTCGCTGTGGATGTTGTCGGCCGCTTCCAGCGCCGTGCCGCCTTGCCGCAGCATCCAGGTGCGGACTTCCTTTTCGCCTGCGGTGAAATAGAGCATTTGCCCTGAAGCGTCGAGAAGGGCCCGCAACACCTCGTCGCGCCGCGAACCGGCCAGGCCAAGCTCCCGCTCGAACTCCGCCCGATCGGCCGGCTCCATCCGCTGCAGCTCGCGCTCCAGGCCCACGCGCACCGCCATCATCCGCGGCCCGCCGGCGGTGGCCGAGCGGTCGAAACGGGCGGCGTCGAGATCG
Proteins encoded in this window:
- a CDS encoding EVE domain-containing protein, coding for MKYWLLKTEPESFSIQDLAAAPNRTTCWDGVRNYQARNFMRDEMQVGDRVLFYHSNANPPAIAGTAIVVREACPDPTAWKRGDAHFDPKASPDNPIWQMVDIQLDEIFPAPLSLDALRKVPALKGMELLRRGSRLSVQPVKKSEFDAVLKLAKGDEGIGRPKSC
- a CDS encoding YhdH/YhfP family quinone oxidoreductase — translated: MSDVNLTPETDHAVPPQTFRCYFVTKEGKETRGQLAERPLSDLPDGDVTVRVAYSSLNYKDALSATGHPGVTRKFPHVPGIDAAGTVVESRSPDWKRGDEVLVTGYDLGQNTWGGFAQYIRVPADWVVRRPHALTARESMILGTAGFTAALCLSSLVERHVEPDGGEVVVSGASGGVGSVAVALSAKAGFRTVASTGKASAHDLLRRLGAAQIISRQEVDDASDKPLLPPRWSAAVDTVGGRTLTTLVRSLVPGGCVTACGLVGGTELPLTVYPFILRGVDLVGIDSVECRYARRVQIWQKLAGDWKLDDLESLATEVGLDDLPPQIERILHGQVTGRVIVNVG
- a CDS encoding RloB family protein; the encoded protein is MSQSRRNRDRKPARRPPFRNPKPVILVVCEGKNTEPQYIDGYKRHVHNPRVDIEIAPETGVPRSLVRVAKERKKAAADESDRQRDPNLAYDSVWCVFDIDDHPNVGEAKEMARDNGIELAISNPCFELWLLLHFRENPGMQNRHVMKDMLEKFVPDYDKRVEFTTYADGYQTAAGRARRMDEQATADNDAGRNPTTSVYQLTEQIGVL
- a CDS encoding ATP-binding protein encodes the protein MLVEFRAENHRSLRDEQVLTMEAGRIGDDADMRPREVAGSANKLLTVAVIYGANASGKSNVLSAMSFMREAVVASHRLWSSEEVVPRDQFAWGPKHSDPSVYEATIIIDGVRYQYGFQATDAAFTEEWLWAWPKGKKQEWFHREGQDFHFGENLGGENKLIAEVTRPNALFLSAAVQHRHAQLQPVFSWFASIRPVNLFSASRRLPVYGFPWSSEFEVARLLETNAEDGGRAVTDEDSSRLLDQFRAMLRDADIGILDLRVLKTEDERRRSSPNFALKHECGFDDAWLELREESRGTQALFHIAWPIIQAFRSGGVLVVDELERSLHPSLARQIVLQFNDPAKNHRNAQLICTTHDTNLLGSTLGEPALRRDQVWLTEKSPEGGSELYPLTDYQPRKGENIERGYLQGRYGAIPFLGNWSIWRE